The Kosakonia sacchari SP1 genome includes a window with the following:
- the serS gene encoding serine--tRNA ligase has product MLDPNLLRTEPDAVAEKLARRGFKLDVDKLRALEERRKVLQVNTENLQAERNSRSKSIGQAKARGEDIEPLRLEVNKLGEELDAAKAELETLLAEIRDIALTIPNLPDDCVPVGRDENDNVEVSRWGTPRKFDFDIRDHVTLGEMHSGLDFAAAVKLTGSRFVVMKGQIARMHRALAQFMLDLHTEQHGYAENYVPYLVNQDTLYGTGQLPKFAGDLFHTRPLEEEADSSNYALIPTAEVPLTNLVRDEIIDEDDLPIKMTAHTPCFRSEAGSYGRDTRGLIRMHQFDKVEMVQIVRPEDSMAALEEMTGHAEKVLQLLGLPYRKVLLCSGDMGFGACKTYDLEVWVPAQDTYREISSCSNVWDFQARRMQARCRSKSDKKTRLVHTLNGSGLAVGRTLVAVMENYQQADGRIEVPEVLRPYMNGLEFIG; this is encoded by the coding sequence ATGCTCGATCCCAATCTGCTGCGTACCGAGCCAGACGCAGTCGCTGAAAAACTGGCACGCCGGGGCTTTAAGCTGGATGTAGATAAATTACGCGCGCTTGAAGAGCGTCGTAAAGTCTTGCAAGTTAATACGGAAAACTTGCAGGCGGAACGCAACTCGCGATCGAAATCCATTGGCCAGGCGAAAGCACGCGGGGAAGATATCGAGCCTTTACGCCTGGAAGTGAACAAACTGGGTGAAGAGCTGGACGCGGCTAAAGCGGAGCTGGAAACCCTGTTGGCGGAGATCCGCGACATCGCGCTGACAATCCCTAACCTGCCAGACGATTGTGTTCCAGTCGGCCGTGACGAAAATGACAACGTTGAGGTCAGCCGTTGGGGTACGCCGCGCAAATTTGATTTCGACATTCGCGATCACGTGACGCTGGGTGAAATGCACAGCGGGCTGGATTTCGCCGCCGCGGTGAAACTTACCGGCTCTCGCTTTGTAGTGATGAAAGGGCAGATTGCGCGCATGCATCGTGCGCTGGCGCAGTTCATGCTGGATTTGCACACCGAACAGCATGGCTACGCAGAGAACTATGTTCCGTATCTGGTCAACCAGGATACGCTGTACGGCACCGGGCAGTTACCGAAATTCGCGGGTGATTTGTTCCACACTCGTCCGCTGGAAGAAGAAGCAGACAGTAGCAATTACGCGTTGATCCCGACAGCGGAAGTTCCGCTGACAAACCTGGTGCGTGATGAGATCATTGATGAAGATGATCTGCCGATCAAAATGACTGCGCACACGCCATGTTTCCGCTCAGAAGCGGGATCTTATGGGCGTGATACGCGCGGTCTGATCCGTATGCACCAGTTCGATAAAGTTGAAATGGTGCAGATCGTTCGCCCGGAAGATTCCATGGCGGCGCTGGAAGAGATGACGGGTCACGCGGAGAAAGTGTTGCAGCTGCTGGGGCTTCCCTATCGTAAAGTGCTGCTGTGCTCGGGCGATATGGGCTTCGGCGCTTGCAAAACCTACGATCTGGAAGTGTGGGTACCGGCGCAGGACACTTACCGTGAAATCTCTTCCTGCTCTAACGTCTGGGATTTCCAGGCTCGTCGTATGCAGGCGCGCTGCCGTAGCAAGTCCGACAAGAAAACTCGCTTGGTACATACATTGAATGGTTCCGGTCTGGCCGTTGGCCGTACGCTGGTGGCGGTAATGGAAAACTATCAGCAGGCTGATGGTCGAATTGAAGTGCCGGAAGTACTGCGTCCGTACATGAACGGCCTTGAGTTCATCGGCTAA
- a CDS encoding MFS transporter, with protein MSIYTRPVLLLLCGLMLLTLAIATLNTLVPLWLAHENLPTWQVGMVGSSYFTGNLLGTLLTGRLIRRLGFNRSYYLASLIFAAGCVGLGLMIGFWSWMVWRFVAGVGCAMIWVVVESALMCSGTSRNRGRLLAAYMMVYYVGTVLGQVMVSKLPTDLMSVLPWTTALVLAAILPLLFTRIVNQQNEEQAPTSVWPMLRLRHARLGVNGCIISGIILGSLYGLMPLYLSHQGISDSGIGFWMALMVSAGIVGQWPIGRLADRFGRLLVLRVQVFVVIVGCFAMLSNAAMAPALFVLGTAGFTLYPVAMAWACEKVEHHQLVAMNQALLLSYTIGSLLGPTLTAMLMQSYSDSLLFIMIAGVSFIYLVMLMRKPGHHPTPVAHA; from the coding sequence ATGTCCATCTATACCCGGCCAGTGCTGCTATTGCTCTGTGGCTTAATGCTGTTGACGCTGGCGATCGCGACGCTAAATACGCTCGTGCCGCTCTGGCTCGCCCACGAAAACTTACCGACCTGGCAGGTTGGGATGGTGGGTTCTTCTTATTTCACTGGCAACTTGCTGGGTACGTTACTGACCGGGCGTTTAATTCGCCGTCTGGGTTTTAACCGCAGTTATTATCTTGCTTCACTGATCTTTGCCGCAGGCTGTGTTGGCCTGGGGCTAATGATTGGCTTCTGGAGCTGGATGGTTTGGCGCTTTGTCGCTGGTGTGGGCTGCGCGATGATTTGGGTGGTCGTGGAAAGCGCCCTGATGTGCAGCGGTACATCGCGCAATCGTGGGCGCCTGTTAGCAGCTTATATGATGGTTTACTACGTCGGCACAGTGCTTGGCCAGGTGATGGTCAGTAAGTTGCCGACAGATCTGATGAGCGTACTGCCGTGGACGACTGCGCTGGTGTTGGCGGCGATCCTGCCGCTGCTGTTTACCCGCATTGTCAACCAACAGAACGAAGAACAGGCTCCGACCTCGGTATGGCCGATGTTGCGTCTGCGCCATGCTCGCCTGGGTGTGAATGGCTGTATTATCTCCGGGATCATCCTTGGTTCGCTGTACGGCTTGATGCCGCTCTATCTTTCGCACCAGGGGATTAGCGATTCGGGGATTGGTTTCTGGATGGCGCTCATGGTCAGTGCCGGTATTGTAGGGCAGTGGCCGATTGGTCGGCTGGCAGATCGTTTTGGTCGCCTGCTGGTGCTGCGTGTGCAGGTGTTTGTCGTGATCGTGGGTTGTTTTGCGATGTTGAGTAATGCCGCTATGGCTCCTGCGCTTTTTGTGCTCGGGACCGCAGGCTTTACCCTTTATCCGGTAGCGATGGCATGGGCCTGTGAGAAAGTGGAACATCACCAACTGGTGGCAATGAACCAGGCACTGCTATTGAGTTACACCATTGGCAGCCTGCTTGGTCCGACGCTGACCGCAATGTTGATGCAAAGCTACTCAGATAGCTTGCTATTTATCATGATCGCGGGTGTGTCGTTTATCTATCTGGTGATGCTGATGCGTAAACCCGGGCATCATCCAACGCCGGTGGCGCATGCCTGA
- the pflB gene encoding formate C-acetyltransferase, whose translation MSELNEKLATAWEGFAKGDWQKEVNVRDFIQKNYTPYEGDESFLAGATDATTKLWDKVMEGVKLENRTHAPVDFDTSIASTITSHDAGYINKSLEKIVGLQTEAPLKRAIIPFGGIKMVESSCKAYNRELDPALKKIFTEYRKTHNQGVFDVYTKDILNCRKSGVLTGLPDAYGRGRIIGDYRRVALYGIDYLMKDKYAQFLSLQSDMENGVNLEATIRLREEIAEQHRALGQIKEMAAKYGCDISGPATNAQEAIQWTYFGYLAAVKSQNGAAMSFGRVSTFLDVYIERDLKAGKITEQDAQEMIDHLVMKLRMVRFLRTPEYDELFSGDPIWATESIGGMGVDGRTLVSKNSFRFLNTLYTMGPSPEPNITVLWSEKLPLNFKKFAAKVSIDTSSLQYENDDLMRPDFNNDDYAIACCVSPMVVGKQMQFFGARANLAKTMLYAINGGVDEKLKMQVGPKSEPIKGDVLKFDEVMDRMDHFMDWLAKQYVTALNVIHYMHDKYSYEASLMALHDRDVIRTMACGIAGLSVAADSLSAIKYAKVKPIRDEDGLAIDFEIEGEYPQFGNNDARVDDMAVDLVERFMKKIQKLTTYRNAIPTQSVLTITSNVVYGKKTGNTPDGRRAGAPFGPGANPMHGRDQKGAVASLTSVAKLPFAYAKDGISYTFSIVPNALGKDDEVRKTNLAGLMDGYFHHEASIEGGQHLNVNVMNREMLLDAMENPEKYPQLTIRVSGYAVRFNSLTKEQQQDVITRTFTQTM comes from the coding sequence ATGTCCGAGCTTAATGAAAAATTAGCCACAGCCTGGGAAGGTTTTGCGAAAGGCGACTGGCAGAAAGAAGTCAACGTACGTGACTTTATCCAGAAAAACTACACCCCGTACGAAGGCGATGAGTCCTTCCTGGCTGGCGCTACTGACGCGACCACCAAACTGTGGGACAAAGTCATGGAAGGCGTTAAACTGGAAAACCGCACCCATGCGCCAGTTGATTTTGACACCTCCATTGCATCAACCATCACTTCTCACGACGCTGGTTACATCAACAAATCGTTAGAGAAAATTGTTGGCCTGCAAACTGAAGCTCCGCTGAAACGCGCAATCATCCCGTTCGGCGGCATCAAAATGGTTGAAAGCTCCTGCAAAGCGTACAACCGCGAGCTGGATCCTGCTCTTAAAAAAATCTTCACCGAATACCGTAAAACCCATAACCAGGGTGTATTCGATGTTTACACCAAAGATATTCTGAACTGCCGTAAATCCGGTGTTCTGACTGGTCTGCCGGATGCTTACGGTCGTGGCCGTATCATCGGTGACTACCGTCGCGTTGCACTGTACGGTATCGACTACCTGATGAAAGACAAATACGCTCAGTTCCTGTCTCTGCAGTCTGACATGGAAAACGGCGTAAACCTGGAAGCGACTATCCGTCTGCGTGAAGAAATTGCTGAACAGCATCGCGCACTGGGTCAGATCAAAGAGATGGCAGCAAAATACGGTTGCGATATCTCTGGTCCGGCTACCAACGCTCAGGAAGCAATCCAGTGGACCTATTTCGGTTACCTGGCCGCTGTTAAGTCTCAGAACGGCGCTGCAATGTCCTTTGGTCGCGTATCCACCTTCCTGGACGTGTACATCGAACGTGACCTGAAAGCAGGTAAAATCACTGAGCAAGACGCTCAGGAAATGATTGACCACCTGGTCATGAAACTGCGTATGGTCCGCTTCCTGCGTACCCCTGAATATGATGAACTGTTCTCTGGCGACCCGATTTGGGCAACTGAATCTATCGGTGGTATGGGCGTTGATGGTCGTACGCTGGTTTCCAAAAACAGCTTCCGTTTCCTGAACACCCTGTACACCATGGGTCCGTCTCCGGAACCGAACATCACTGTTCTGTGGTCTGAAAAACTGCCGCTGAACTTCAAAAAATTTGCTGCGAAAGTCTCCATCGATACCTCTTCTCTGCAGTACGAGAACGATGATCTGATGCGTCCTGACTTCAACAACGACGACTACGCTATCGCTTGCTGCGTAAGCCCGATGGTTGTGGGTAAACAAATGCAGTTCTTCGGTGCTCGCGCTAACCTGGCGAAAACCATGCTGTATGCAATCAACGGCGGCGTTGATGAAAAACTGAAAATGCAGGTAGGTCCGAAATCTGAACCTATCAAAGGCGACGTTCTGAAGTTCGACGAAGTGATGGATCGTATGGATCACTTCATGGATTGGCTGGCTAAACAGTACGTCACCGCGCTGAACGTCATCCACTACATGCACGACAAATACAGCTACGAAGCTTCACTGATGGCGCTGCACGATCGTGACGTTATCCGTACCATGGCTTGCGGTATCGCTGGCTTGTCCGTAGCGGCTGACTCCCTGTCTGCTATCAAATACGCGAAAGTGAAACCGATTCGTGACGAAGACGGTCTGGCTATCGACTTCGAAATCGAAGGCGAATATCCGCAGTTTGGTAACAACGACGCTCGCGTTGATGATATGGCGGTTGACCTGGTTGAACGTTTCATGAAGAAAATTCAGAAACTGACCACTTACCGCAACGCTATCCCGACTCAGTCTGTTCTGACCATCACTTCTAACGTTGTGTACGGTAAGAAAACAGGTAACACCCCGGATGGCCGTCGCGCTGGTGCTCCGTTCGGACCGGGTGCTAACCCGATGCACGGTCGTGACCAGAAAGGTGCTGTTGCCTCTCTGACTTCCGTTGCTAAACTGCCGTTCGCTTACGCTAAAGATGGTATCTCTTACACCTTCTCTATCGTGCCGAATGCGCTGGGTAAAGACGACGAAGTACGTAAAACCAACCTGGCGGGTCTGATGGATGGTTACTTCCATCATGAAGCGTCCATCGAAGGTGGTCAGCACCTGAACGTGAACGTGATGAACCGCGAAATGCTGCTCGACGCGATGGAAAACCCGGAAAAATATCCGCAGCTGACCATCCGTGTTTCTGGTTATGCCGTACGCTTTAACTCCCTGACTAAAGAACAGCAGCAGGACGTTATCACTCGTACATTCACTCAGACCATGTAA
- the pflA gene encoding pyruvate formate lyase 1-activating protein has translation MSVIGRIHSFESCGTVDGPGIRFITFFQGCLMRCLYCHNRDTWDTHGGKEITVEELMKDVVTYRHFMNASGGGVTASGGEAILQAEFVRDWFRACKKESIHTCLDTNGFVRRYDPVIDELLEVTDLVMLDLKQMNDEIHQNLVGVSNHRTLEFAQYLSKKNINVWIRYVVVPGWSDDDDSAHRLGEFTRDMGNVEKIELLPYHELGKHKWVAMGEEYKLDGIHPPKKETMERVKGILEQYGHKVMY, from the coding sequence ATGTCAGTTATTGGTCGCATCCACTCCTTTGAATCCTGCGGCACGGTCGACGGCCCGGGTATCCGCTTTATCACCTTCTTCCAGGGCTGCCTGATGCGCTGCCTGTATTGTCACAACCGCGATACATGGGATACACACGGTGGCAAAGAAATCACCGTTGAAGAACTGATGAAAGACGTCGTTACCTATCGGCACTTTATGAACGCCTCCGGCGGTGGCGTCACGGCATCCGGTGGGGAAGCAATCTTGCAGGCGGAATTCGTTCGCGACTGGTTTCGCGCCTGTAAAAAAGAGAGCATCCACACCTGCCTCGATACCAACGGCTTTGTACGCCGTTACGATCCAGTGATCGATGAATTGTTGGAAGTTACCGATTTGGTGATGCTCGACCTCAAGCAAATGAACGATGAGATCCACCAGAATCTGGTCGGCGTATCTAATCACCGGACCCTCGAATTCGCACAATATTTATCAAAGAAAAATATCAACGTATGGATCCGTTACGTCGTTGTGCCAGGCTGGTCTGATGATGACGATTCCGCACATCGCCTTGGTGAATTCACCCGCGATATGGGTAACGTTGAGAAAATCGAACTCCTTCCCTATCACGAGCTGGGTAAACATAAATGGGTGGCGATGGGTGAAGAGTATAAGCTGGACGGTATTCACCCGCCGAAGAAAGAGACCATGGAGCGCGTAAAAGGCATCCTGGAGCAGTACGGTCACAAAGTGATGTACTGA
- the lolA gene encoding outer membrane lipoprotein chaperone LolA: MKKIAIACALFVSFAASNVWADASSDLKSRLDKVSSFHATFTQKVTDGSGAAVQEGQGDLWVKRPNLFNWHMTQPDESVLVSDGKTLWFYNPFVEQATATWLKDATGNTPFMLIARNQASDWQQYNIEQKGDDFVLTPKGNNGNLKQFTINVGRDGTIHQFSAIEQDDQRSSYKLKSQQNGTVDASKFTFTPPKGVTVDDQRK; this comes from the coding sequence ATGAAAAAAATTGCCATCGCCTGCGCTTTATTTGTCAGCTTTGCCGCCAGCAATGTCTGGGCTGATGCTTCCAGCGACCTGAAAAGCCGTCTCGATAAAGTCAGCAGCTTTCATGCTACCTTCACTCAAAAAGTGACCGACGGCAGCGGTGCTGCGGTGCAAGAAGGTCAGGGTGATCTGTGGGTGAAACGCCCGAACCTGTTTAACTGGCACATGACCCAGCCGGATGAAAGTGTTCTGGTGTCAGATGGTAAAACGCTGTGGTTCTATAACCCATTTGTTGAGCAGGCAACAGCGACCTGGCTGAAGGACGCCACGGGTAACACGCCATTTATGCTGATTGCCCGTAATCAGGCAAGCGACTGGCAGCAGTACAATATTGAGCAGAAGGGTGACGATTTTGTGCTGACGCCGAAAGGCAATAACGGCAACCTGAAACAGTTCACTATCAACGTGGGGCGTGATGGCACTATCCATCAATTTAGCGCCATTGAGCAGGACGATCAGCGCAGCAGCTATAAGCTGAAATCACAGCAAAACGGCACCGTTGATGCGTCTAAATTTACCTTTACCCCGCCGAAGGGCGTAACGGTTGACGATCAGCGCAAGTAA
- the rarA gene encoding replication-associated recombination protein RarA: protein MSNMSLDFSDNAFQPLAARMRPENLAQYIGQQHLFAPGKPLPRAIEAGHLHSMILWGPPGTGKTTLAEVIARYASADVERISAVTSGVKEIREAIERARQNRNAGRRTILFVDEVHRFNKSQQDAFLPHIEDGTITFIGATTENPSFELNSALLSRARVYLLKSLTTEDIEQVLTQAMEDKARGYGGQDIVLPDETRRAIAELVGGDARRALNTLEMMADMAELDNSGKRVLKPELLTEIAGERSARFDNKGDRFYDLISALHKSVRGSAPDAALYWYARIITAGGDPLYVARRCLAIASEDVGNADPRAMQVAIAAWDCFTRVGPAEGERAIAQAIVYLACAPKSNAVYTAFKAALADARDRPDYDVPVHLRNAPTKLMKEMGYGQEYRYAHDEPNAYAAGEEYFPQELAQTRYYHPSTRGLEGKIGEKLAWLTEQDHKSPIKRYR from the coding sequence ATGAGTAACATGTCGCTCGACTTTTCCGATAATGCGTTTCAACCTCTGGCCGCACGTATGCGGCCAGAAAATTTAGCGCAGTACATTGGTCAGCAACATCTGTTTGCGCCGGGTAAGCCGCTCCCGCGTGCGATTGAAGCCGGACACTTGCACTCAATGATTCTATGGGGACCGCCGGGAACGGGGAAAACCACGCTCGCCGAAGTGATTGCACGTTATGCCAGTGCAGATGTGGAGCGTATTTCGGCAGTGACCTCCGGGGTGAAAGAGATCCGCGAAGCCATTGAGCGTGCGCGTCAAAACCGCAATGCCGGGCGCCGTACCATTCTGTTTGTCGATGAAGTTCATCGCTTTAATAAAAGCCAGCAGGACGCTTTTCTGCCGCATATTGAAGATGGCACCATTACTTTTATTGGCGCGACAACGGAAAACCCCTCTTTTGAACTCAATTCTGCATTGCTGTCTCGTGCGCGCGTTTATTTGCTTAAATCGCTGACCACCGAGGATATCGAGCAGGTTTTAACGCAGGCGATGGAAGACAAAGCGCGTGGTTACGGCGGGCAGGATATTGTTCTACCGGATGAAACCCGGCGAGCGATTGCCGAATTGGTTGGCGGTGATGCGCGCCGGGCACTTAATACGCTTGAGATGATGGCGGATATGGCGGAACTCGACAATTCCGGCAAGCGTGTATTAAAGCCAGAACTGCTCACGGAAATTGCTGGTGAACGCAGCGCCCGCTTCGACAACAAAGGCGATCGTTTTTACGATTTGATTTCCGCATTGCATAAATCGGTCCGCGGCAGTGCGCCGGATGCTGCGCTTTATTGGTATGCACGAATTATTACTGCCGGTGGCGATCCTTTATATGTCGCGCGGCGCTGTCTGGCGATTGCCTCTGAAGATGTTGGCAACGCCGATCCGCGTGCGATGCAGGTTGCTATTGCCGCATGGGACTGTTTTACACGCGTTGGTCCTGCCGAAGGCGAACGTGCCATCGCGCAGGCGATTGTCTACCTTGCTTGTGCGCCGAAAAGTAATGCGGTTTATACCGCCTTCAAAGCGGCACTGGCAGATGCGCGCGATCGCCCCGATTACGACGTGCCGGTTCATCTGCGTAATGCGCCAACCAAACTGATGAAAGAGATGGGCTACGGGCAGGAGTATCGCTACGCGCATGACGAGCCCAATGCCTATGCCGCCGGGGAAGAATATTTCCCACAAGAACTGGCACAGACACGCTATTATCACCCCTCGACAAGAGGCCTTGAAGGTAAGATTGGTGAAAAGCTCGCCTGGCTTACCGAACAGGATCATAAAAGCCCTATAAAACGCTATCGCTAG